A single genomic interval of Chryseobacterium paludis harbors:
- a CDS encoding polysaccharide deacetylase family protein encodes MVLLSFDIEEFDMPLEYKGEIPFERQISISQTGLERILDLLKKHQVKATFFSTVVFAENSKHLIERLLQEGHELASHTWFHSEFEEKHLKESREKLEELFSTKVTGLRMPRMMPVNETSVERAGYSYNSSINPTFLPGRYNNLKVSRTYFKEGNVTQIPASVSPNFRIPLFWLSFHNFPLSIYKKIASDSLKKDNYLNIYFHPWEFAEIKDEAFKLPGFTVKNSGKDMVERFDQFIGWLKDKKYSFGTFQEFQKKIES; translated from the coding sequence ATGGTTTTATTGAGTTTTGATATTGAAGAATTTGATATGCCATTAGAATATAAAGGAGAAATTCCTTTTGAAAGGCAGATTTCGATTTCACAAACAGGATTGGAAAGAATTCTTGATCTTCTTAAAAAGCATCAGGTAAAAGCTACTTTTTTTTCTACAGTAGTTTTTGCGGAAAATAGTAAACATTTAATTGAAAGATTATTGCAGGAAGGGCATGAGTTAGCTTCTCACACCTGGTTTCATTCTGAATTTGAAGAAAAGCATTTAAAGGAATCCAGAGAAAAGTTAGAAGAATTATTTTCAACAAAAGTTACCGGGCTTAGAATGCCTAGAATGATGCCTGTCAATGAAACTTCCGTTGAGCGCGCAGGATATTCTTATAATTCTTCCATTAATCCAACTTTTTTACCGGGTAGATACAATAATTTAAAAGTATCAAGAACCTATTTTAAAGAAGGTAATGTCACTCAGATCCCAGCATCTGTTTCACCCAATTTCAGAATCCCTTTGTTCTGGTTGAGCTTTCATAATTTTCCATTGTCGATCTATAAAAAAATAGCTTCAGATAGCCTGAAAAAAGATAATTACCTTAATATATACTTTCACCCCTGGGAATTTGCAGAAATTAAAGATGAAGCATTTAAACTTCCTGGGTTTACGGTGAAAAATTCCGGAAAGGATATGGTGGAGAGATTTGATCAATTTATTGGCTGGCTTAAGGATAAAAAGTATAGCTTTGGAACGTTCCAGGAATTTCAAAAAAAGATAGAATCATGA
- a CDS encoding glycosyltransferase family 4 protein, with the protein MKIAFDAKRFFHNTSGLGNYSRDLVRILSQYFPDNEYLLINKNRSDRGADILQNTNVHFVETSKGNMSRQFKMGKEAQKANADIFHGLSGELPLKWDKKPIQKIVTIHDLIFVRYPQYYSFFDRKIHLWKFKKAAQNADKIIAISEQTKSDIVQYLKVPEHKIKVIYQGCHKAFKEQQSEGLIQITKEKFKLPERFILNVGTIEERKNLLNIVKAVSGTGIPLVVVGRKTGYYKKVEAFIKKNKLEEQVHFLEGVSMDELAVIYKLADIFIYPSLFEGFGIPIIEALFSKTVTITSNTSSLPEAGGKDSVYINPENHLDIQSKIQFLWDNESERKRRADKGFEFVQKFNDEPIANELMNLYLEII; encoded by the coding sequence ATGAAGATTGCTTTTGATGCAAAACGTTTTTTCCATAATACATCAGGATTGGGGAATTACTCGAGAGATCTTGTAAGAATTCTTTCTCAATATTTTCCTGATAACGAATATCTTTTAATCAATAAAAATAGATCCGACCGAGGAGCAGATATTCTGCAGAATACGAATGTTCATTTTGTTGAAACTTCAAAAGGGAATATGTCGCGCCAGTTTAAAATGGGCAAAGAAGCTCAAAAAGCTAATGCCGATATTTTTCATGGTTTATCAGGGGAATTACCTTTAAAATGGGACAAAAAACCAATACAAAAAATCGTAACGATCCATGATCTTATTTTTGTAAGATATCCTCAATATTACTCGTTTTTTGATCGTAAAATTCATTTGTGGAAATTTAAAAAAGCGGCTCAGAATGCTGATAAAATAATTGCTATTTCCGAGCAGACGAAATCTGATATTGTTCAGTATTTAAAAGTCCCGGAACATAAAATAAAAGTAATCTACCAGGGATGTCATAAGGCTTTTAAAGAACAGCAATCCGAAGGACTGATTCAGATCACAAAAGAAAAATTTAAGCTTCCTGAAAGGTTTATTTTAAATGTGGGTACGATTGAAGAGCGGAAAAACCTTTTAAATATTGTGAAGGCAGTCAGTGGAACCGGAATTCCCTTGGTTGTGGTTGGAAGAAAAACGGGTTATTATAAAAAAGTAGAAGCTTTCATTAAAAAAAACAAGCTGGAAGAGCAGGTTCATTTCTTAGAAGGAGTTTCTATGGATGAATTAGCCGTTATTTATAAACTTGCAGATATTTTTATTTACCCAAGTTTGTTTGAGGGATTTGGAATTCCCATTATTGAAGCGCTTTTTTCAAAAACAGTCACCATAACGAGTAACACAAGCAGTCTGCCTGAAGCAGGTGGAAAAGATTCTGTATACATCAATCCGGAAAATCACTTGGATATTCAATCCAAAATACAATTTCTGTGGGACAATGAGTCTGAAAGAAAACGTCGTGCTGATAAGGGTTTTGAGTTTGTTCAGAAGTTTAATGATGAGCCTATTGCCAACGAACTGATGAATTTATATCTGGAAATTATTTAA
- the hisG gene encoding ATP phosphoribosyltransferase — MSKLKIAIQKSGRLYEDSLQLLKDCGIFINNGKDQLKVSVDNFPFEIMYLRNSDIPQYLEDGVVDIAIVGENLLIEKEKQIEIVQKLGFSKCRVSLAVPKEIETDELSYFQGKKIATSYPNTLKKFLTENSISADIHVISGSVEIAPNIGLADGICDIVSSGSTLFKNGLRETITLLSSEAVLAKNLQLDIEKENILEKFLFRIKAVLKAKKSKYILMNVPNEKIQDISNVLPVLKSPTVLPLAEKGWSSIHSVIDEERFWEVIDELKENGAQDILIIPIDKMVI, encoded by the coding sequence ATGAGTAAATTAAAAATTGCCATTCAGAAAAGCGGCAGACTTTATGAAGATTCTTTACAGCTTTTGAAAGACTGCGGAATTTTCATTAACAACGGAAAAGACCAACTAAAAGTTTCGGTTGATAACTTTCCCTTTGAGATTATGTATCTCAGAAATTCTGATATACCCCAATATCTGGAAGATGGAGTAGTTGATATTGCCATTGTTGGTGAGAACCTACTGATAGAAAAAGAAAAGCAAATTGAAATTGTTCAGAAACTTGGATTTTCAAAGTGTCGGGTTTCTCTTGCAGTTCCCAAAGAAATAGAAACGGATGAACTCAGTTATTTCCAGGGAAAGAAAATAGCTACTTCGTATCCAAATACCCTCAAGAAATTCTTAACAGAAAATTCCATTTCTGCAGATATCCATGTTATCTCAGGATCTGTAGAAATTGCTCCAAATATTGGTTTGGCCGATGGAATCTGTGATATTGTCAGTTCCGGAAGTACCCTGTTCAAAAATGGGTTGAGAGAGACCATTACTTTACTTAGTTCCGAAGCTGTATTGGCAAAGAATCTACAACTGGATATAGAAAAAGAAAACATTCTGGAAAAGTTTCTATTTAGGATCAAAGCCGTTTTAAAAGCAAAAAAATCAAAATATATCCTGATGAATGTCCCCAATGAAAAGATTCAGGATATCTCTAATGTTTTGCCAGTTCTAAAAAGTCCCACAGTACTTCCTTTGGCTGAAAAAGGATGGAGTAGCATCCATTCAGTTATAGACGAAGAAAGATTCTGGGAAGTCATTGATGAGCTCAAAGAAAATGGAGCTCAGGATATTCTAATAATTCCAATCGATAAAATGGTGATTTAA
- the hisD gene encoding histidinol dehydrogenase, translating to MFINRYPQRETWAGLIKRPVLKKEEVSGIVSEIFKKVEQNGDEALLEFTKKFDSTEIESITVSKEEIDRSGSLISDELKEAIQVAMQNITKFHTSQQVEIEKIETTKGVICWRENRAVEKVGIYIPGGTAPLFSTVLMLAIPAQLAGCNEIILCTPPDKNGNVNPAIIYTAVLCGVTRIFKIGGAQAIAAMTLGTESIPNVYKIFGPGNQFVVAAKEYAQNYGVAIDMPAGPSEVLVIADQQAIPAFCAADLLSQAEHGSDSQVVFISTDLKVFNETIEEVHEQVKKLPRNKLAEESLNNSHFILLNTAQEAIQFSNSYAPEHLILALNDFEKHIPSIQNAGSVFLGNYSCESAGDYASGTNHTLPTNGFAKNYSGVSIDSFVKKITFQELSVKGLQNLGKTIEIMAEAEGLFAHKNAVSIRLKYKK from the coding sequence ATGTTTATAAATAGATATCCTCAAAGAGAAACATGGGCAGGACTCATAAAACGACCTGTTCTCAAAAAAGAAGAAGTTTCAGGAATAGTTTCCGAAATTTTCAAAAAAGTAGAACAAAATGGTGATGAAGCTTTGCTGGAGTTCACTAAAAAATTTGATTCTACAGAAATTGAAAGTATTACAGTTTCAAAGGAAGAAATTGATAGATCGGGCTCTTTAATAAGTGATGAACTGAAAGAAGCTATTCAGGTAGCAATGCAAAACATTACGAAGTTTCACACTTCACAACAGGTTGAGATTGAAAAGATTGAAACCACAAAAGGGGTAATATGCTGGCGGGAAAACCGTGCTGTTGAAAAAGTGGGAATTTATATACCCGGAGGAACGGCACCCTTATTTTCTACGGTTCTTATGTTGGCTATTCCTGCTCAATTAGCTGGATGTAACGAAATTATTTTATGTACGCCTCCAGATAAAAATGGAAATGTAAATCCCGCTATTATTTATACAGCAGTGCTTTGTGGAGTAACCAGAATATTTAAGATCGGTGGAGCACAGGCAATTGCAGCAATGACTTTAGGAACTGAAAGTATACCTAATGTATACAAAATTTTTGGACCTGGAAATCAGTTTGTTGTTGCCGCAAAGGAATATGCTCAAAATTATGGTGTTGCGATCGATATGCCTGCAGGACCAAGTGAGGTTTTAGTGATTGCTGACCAACAGGCTATTCCGGCATTTTGTGCTGCAGATCTACTTTCTCAGGCTGAACATGGCAGTGATAGCCAGGTTGTTTTTATTTCAACGGATTTAAAAGTTTTTAATGAAACCATTGAAGAAGTACATGAACAGGTTAAAAAGCTTCCAAGAAATAAATTAGCAGAAGAATCATTGAATAACAGTCATTTTATTCTGCTGAATACTGCCCAAGAAGCCATCCAATTTAGTAATTCATACGCTCCGGAACACCTTATACTGGCCTTAAATGATTTTGAAAAACATATTCCATCTATTCAAAATGCCGGTTCTGTGTTTCTTGGAAATTATTCCTGTGAGAGTGCTGGAGATTATGCCAGCGGTACTAACCATACACTTCCCACCAACGGGTTTGCAAAAAATTATAGTGGAGTTTCAATAGACAGCTTTGTAAAGAAAATTACTTTTCAGGAGCTCTCAGTAAAAGGGTTACAGAATTTAGGAAAAACAATAGAGATAATGGCAGAAGCAGAAGGATTATTTGCCCATAAAAATGCCGTTTCAATTCGATTAAAATATAAAAAATAA
- the hisC gene encoding histidinol-phosphate transaminase yields MKQLTISQFVRKNILELQPYISFRDHNEFETPVLMDANESPFGEFNRYPDSTQKELKRKIADFKNLSPQQIAVGNGSDELIDLIIKIFCEPKKDAILMMDPSFAMYAFYAAINENKVFKVNLDENFEILKEDFLKVSKEAQPKIFFLCSPNNPTGNSVDDIEFYLQNFEGIVVVDEAYIEFSDKQSSLKLLEKYPNLIVLQTFSKAWGKAGARVGIACATEEIIRLINTVKAPYNLNSLSQELILKSIDNADEFQKNVENILMERAWLESEFRNIKSVTKVFPTDANFFLVEFNDVDNVYQKLLQSEVLTNKRAPAIPNCIRINIGTRDENIRLITILKKLES; encoded by the coding sequence ATGAAGCAATTAACAATCAGTCAGTTTGTACGAAAGAACATTTTAGAATTACAGCCTTATATAAGTTTTAGAGATCATAATGAGTTTGAAACTCCAGTTTTAATGGATGCTAATGAAAGTCCTTTTGGAGAATTTAACCGTTATCCTGATTCGACTCAAAAAGAGCTTAAGAGAAAAATAGCAGATTTTAAAAATCTAAGTCCTCAGCAGATTGCAGTAGGAAATGGAAGTGATGAACTTATTGACTTAATCATCAAGATCTTTTGTGAACCTAAAAAAGATGCTATTTTGATGATGGACCCATCTTTTGCAATGTATGCCTTTTATGCGGCAATTAATGAAAATAAGGTTTTTAAGGTAAATCTTGATGAAAATTTTGAGATTCTAAAGGAAGATTTCCTGAAAGTATCTAAAGAAGCCCAACCAAAGATATTTTTCCTTTGTTCACCAAATAATCCCACGGGAAACAGTGTAGATGATATTGAATTTTATCTTCAGAATTTTGAAGGAATTGTGGTTGTAGATGAAGCATATATTGAATTTTCAGATAAACAATCTAGTCTCAAACTTCTTGAAAAATACCCGAACCTTATCGTTCTTCAGACTTTTTCTAAAGCCTGGGGAAAAGCTGGAGCAAGGGTAGGAATAGCCTGTGCTACAGAAGAGATCATCCGTTTGATCAATACGGTAAAAGCTCCTTATAATTTAAATTCTTTAAGTCAGGAATTGATTTTAAAAAGTATCGATAATGCAGATGAATTTCAAAAAAATGTAGAAAATATTTTAATGGAAAGAGCATGGTTAGAAAGTGAATTCAGAAATATCAAATCTGTTACTAAAGTATTTCCTACTGATGCCAATTTCTTTTTAGTAGAGTTTAATGATGTTGACAATGTATATCAAAAGCTACTACAAAGTGAAGTATTGACGA